CGTCGACGCCGTTGGGGATGAGGACCGCGTCACCGCCGAGGTGCTCGACGAGCGTCCGCCGCGCGTACTCGCTCACGGCGATGCGGGCGCTGATCTTCTCCAGCGCCGGCTGGAGGATCGGGTACGCGGCGATCATCGCCCGCGAGCGCGGGTTCGAGGTGTGGAAGGTGGCCACGATCGGCCCCTGCGCCGCCCAGCAGGTGAGCAGTCCGAGCGACGGTGAGGTCGGCTCGTGGATGTGCACGACGTCGAAGGTGCCGTCGTGCAGCCAGCGCCGTACGCGGGCGGCGGAGAGGAAGCCGAAGTTGAGCCGGGCCACCGAGCCGTTGTACGGGACGGGCACGGCCCGGCCGGCCGAGACGACGTACGGCGGGAGCGGGGTCTCCTCGTCGGCGGGGGCGAGGACGGAGACCTCGTGCCCGAGCCGGATGAGGTGCTCGGCGAGGTCGCGGATGTGGAACTGGACGCCGCCCGGCACGTCCCAGGAGTACGGGCAGACGATCCCGATCTTCACGCGGTCCGCTCCCCGTCACGGTCTCGGCCCGGGTTCCGGTCCGCGGCCTGGGCCGGGGCCGGAGCCGGAGCCGGGGTCGACGGCTCGTCCCGGACCGACAGCTCGTCCCGGTCCGACGCCGGGCTCGCCTCCCGGTCCGCGCCCGAGGCCGGGCGTTCCTCCAGGTCCGCGAGCCACAGTCGCTGCAGCATGTGCCAGTCCTCCGGGTGGTCCGCGATGCCGCCGGCGAAGACGTCCGCCAGCGCCTGTGTCGCCGCGGCCGTCCGCTCGGCCCGGGTACCCGACTCGGGTACGTCGAGAGGCGGGTGGATCTGCCCCCGCATGACCGACGTGTCGTCGTACCAGAGCGTCACCGGCATCAGCAGCGCGCCCGTCTGCTGGGCGAGGATCGCCGGTCCCGCCGGCATCCGCGCCGTGTCACCGAAGAACGAGACCTCGACCCCGGAGGCCGACAGGTCCCGGTCGGCGACGAGACAGACCAGCCCGCCGGCCCGCAGCCGTCGCGCGAGCGTCCCGAAGGCGGAGCCCCCGGTGTGCGGGAGGACCTCCATGCCGAGGGACTCGCGGTAGGCGACGAAGCGGTCGTACAGCGTCTCCGGCTTGAGCCGCTCGGCGACCGTCGTGAACGGCACGCCGAGCGTGCGGGTCACCCACACGCCCGCCAGGTCCCAGTTGGCCAGGTGCGGCAGCGCGATGATGACGCCCCGCCCGGAGGCGATCCCGTCGAGCAGATGCTCGGCGCCCTTGATGTCGACGTCCCTCCCGACCCGCTCCTCGCTCCAGGTCGGCAGCCGGAAGGACTCCATCCAGTACCGCATGTACGAGCGCATGCCGGCCTTCGACAGCTCGGCGAGCCGCTCGGGCGTGGCGTCCGGCACCACGCGCGCGAGGTTGGACTCGAGCCGCAGCACGCTCTTGCCGCGCCGCTTCCAGGTGAAGTCGGCGATCCGCCGGCCGAGGCCCGCCGCCACCGGCTCCGGCAGCCTCTTCACGGTCGACCAGCCGAGGCCGTACACCCCGTCGGTCAGTCTGTCCTTCAGCGCGCTCACGATGCCGCCTCGCTCCCCCGGGCCGCGGCGTCCGCCTCGGCCGATTCCCGTCGTACCGTCACCACGCGCTGCCCCAGGGTCACCGCGCTGCCGACCGCCACGATCCACAGGGCGATCGGAAGCAGCACCTGGACGCCGGGCACGCCGAAGGCGTGCAGTCCGGCGAGACCGGCGGCGACCAGCGAGATGACGAGGCGCTCGGCGCGCTCGATGAGGCCGTTGACGGCGACCGGCAGGCCAATCGATTCGCCACGGGCCTTGGTGTACGACACGACCTGGCCGCTCGCGAGGCAGAAGATGGCGACGGCGCACAGCATGTTGTCGTCGCCTGTGCCCGCGTACCAGAGCGCGAAGCCGCCGAAGATGGCGCCGTCCGCGACCCGGTCGAGCGTCGAGTCGAGGAAGGCCCCCCAACGGCTGGAGATCCCCGCCTGCCGGGCCATGTTGCCGTCGACGAGGTCGGAGAAGACGAAGAGGGTGATGACGATCGTGCCCCAGAAGAATTCTCCCCGGGGGAAGAAGACCAGCGCACCGGCCATCACTCCCGCCGTGCCGATGAGCGTGACCGCGTCGGGGCTGACGCCCCGGCGGAGCAGAAACGCGGCGAACGGTGTGAGGACACGCGTGAAAAAGGCACGCGCGTACTTGTTCAGCATGGCCTTCCCGAGGTTCGGTGGGCCGCGCGGCCCCTATGACCACCGGCTCACCCATCGTAGCCACGCGCGTGGCGCCGACGTGGCGGGCACCCGCCCCGCCGCGTCGCGGTCCCCCCGAGGATCGGTCCGGGTACGACGTATGGACGCGTCCCTGCGCCGGTGCAAAGCTCGAAGAACCACCGCGGGCACCCGCCGGAGCCGCACCGCGACACGCCACTCCCCCGCGCCCGCGTCCCGCCGCACCGTGCGAGCAGTCGGGAGGAACACATCATGGGTGACAAGGCGAACACGGCCGCCGGAGCCGCCGGCAGGGCTTTGACGGCCGACCGGCCCACGTCCGTACGGAACGTGGTGCTGGTCGGCCACAGCGGATCCGGCAAGACGACCCTCGTCGAGGCGCTCGCCCAGACCGCCGGAGCGGTCAACCGGGCCGGGCGCGTCGAGGACGGCGGGACGGTCTCCGACTACGACGAGATCGAGCACCGCCAGCAGCGCTCCGTGCAGCTCTCCCTCGTCCCGGTCGGCTGGGACGGGTTCAAGATCAACCTCCTCGACACCCCCGGGTACGCCGACTTCGTCGGGGAGCTGAGGGCCGGTCTGCGGGCGGCGGACGCGGCCCTCTTCGTCGTCTCGGCCGCGCAGGAGGCCGACGCCGTCGCCGCCTCCACCCGCATGATCTGGGAGGAGTGTGCGGCCGTCGGCATGCCCCGCGCCATCGTCGTGACCCACCTCGACACGGCCCGCACCGACTTCACCGAGCTCACCGCCGTCTGCGCCGACCTCTTCGGGCGCGACGACCCGGACGCCGTCCTCCCTCTCTACCTGCCCGTCCGGGGCGCGGAGGGGGCCGACGGCCACGCGCCCGCCACCGGGCTCGTCGGTCTGCTCTCGGAGCGGATCCTCGACTACTCGACGGGCGTACGACGGGAGGAGGCGCCCGACGAGAACCAGCGGGAGCTCATCGCGGAGGCCCGCGCCCGGCTCATCGAGGGGATCATCGCCGAGAGCGAGGACGAGACCCTCATGGACCGCTACCTCGGCGGCGAGGAGATCGACGTGAAGACGCTCGTCGACGACCTGGAGAAGGCCGTCGCCCGGGGTAGCTTCCACCCGGTCCTCGCGGCCGCCCCCGCCGCCGACGGCGGGACACAGGGCCTCGGCACCCTCGAACTCCTGGAGCTGATCACCGGCGGCTTCCCCTCACCCCTGGAGCACGAGCCCCCGGCCGTGACCACGCCCGACGGGCAGCCCCGGCCGGCGATCACCTGCGACCCCGACGGCCCCCTGGTCGCCGAGGTCGTGAAGACCGCCTCCGACCCGTACGTGGGCCGGATCTCCCTGGTCAGGGTCTTCTCCGGCACCCTGCGCCCGGACGAGACCGTGCACGTCTCCGGCCACGGCCTCACCGACCGGGGCCACGAGGACCACGACGTCGACGAACGGATCGGCGGCCTCACCTCCCCCTTCGGCAAGCAGCAGCGGCCCCTGCCGCACTGCATCGCCGGGGACCTCGCCTGTGTCGCCCGGCTCGGCCGCGCGGAGACCGGCGACACCGTCTCGGCAAAGGACGACCCGCTCCTGATGGAGCCGTGGAGCATGCCCGAACCCCTGCTTCCGCTCGCCGTCGAGGCCCACGGCAAGGCCGACGAGGACCGGCTCTCGCAGGGCCTCGCCCGGCTGGTCGCCGAGGACCCGACGATGCGCCTCGAACAGAACCAGGACACCCGCCAGGTGGTGCTGTGGTGCCTGGGCGAGGCCCACCAGGACGTCGTCCTCGAGCGCCTCAGGGGCCGGTACGGCGTGCAGGTCGACGCCGTCCCGTACGAGGTGCCGCTGCGCGAGACCTTCGGCAGCGCCTCCTCCGGCCGGGGCCGGCACGTCAAGCAGTCCGGCGGCCACGGCCAGTACGCCATCTGCGAGATCGACGTGGAGCCGCTGCCGGTGGGCAGCGGCATCGAGTTCGTCGACAAGGTGGTCGGCGGGGCGGTCCCGCGCCAGTTCGTCCCCTCCGTCGAGAAGGGCGTGCGGGCCCAGGCCGCCCGGGGCGTCTCCGCCGGCCATCCCCTCGTCGACGTCCGGATCACCCTGCGGGACGGCAAGGCGCACTCGGTCGACTCCTCCGACGCCGCCTTCCAGACGGCCGGGGCGCTCGCGCTGCGCGAGGCGGCCGCCGAGGTCCCCGTCCACCTCCTGGAGCCGGTCGCCGAGGTCCAGGTCCTCGTCCCCGACGAGTACGTCGGCCCGGTCATGAGCGATCTGTCGGGGCGGCGCGGCCGGGTCGTCGGCACCGAGCAGGCCGGCCCGGGGCGGACCCTCGTCCGGGCCGAGGTGCCCGAGATCGAGATCAGCCGGTACGCG
Above is a genomic segment from Streptomyces sp. NBC_00094 containing:
- a CDS encoding phosphatidylinositol mannoside acyltransferase, translating into MKDRLTDGVYGLGWSTVKRLPEPVAAGLGRRIADFTWKRRGKSVLRLESNLARVVPDATPERLAELSKAGMRSYMRYWMESFRLPTWSEERVGRDVDIKGAEHLLDGIASGRGVIIALPHLANWDLAGVWVTRTLGVPFTTVAERLKPETLYDRFVAYRESLGMEVLPHTGGSAFGTLARRLRAGGLVCLVADRDLSASGVEVSFFGDTARMPAGPAILAQQTGALLMPVTLWYDDTSVMRGQIHPPLDVPESGTRAERTAAATQALADVFAGGIADHPEDWHMLQRLWLADLEERPASGADREASPASDRDELSVRDEPSTPAPAPAPAQAADRNPGRDRDGERTA
- the pgsA gene encoding phosphatidylinositol phosphate synthase, translated to MLNKYARAFFTRVLTPFAAFLLRRGVSPDAVTLIGTAGVMAGALVFFPRGEFFWGTIVITLFVFSDLVDGNMARQAGISSRWGAFLDSTLDRVADGAIFGGFALWYAGTGDDNMLCAVAIFCLASGQVVSYTKARGESIGLPVAVNGLIERAERLVISLVAAGLAGLHAFGVPGVQVLLPIALWIVAVGSAVTLGQRVVTVRRESAEADAAARGSEAAS
- a CDS encoding elongation factor G-like protein EF-G2, producing MGDKANTAAGAAGRALTADRPTSVRNVVLVGHSGSGKTTLVEALAQTAGAVNRAGRVEDGGTVSDYDEIEHRQQRSVQLSLVPVGWDGFKINLLDTPGYADFVGELRAGLRAADAALFVVSAAQEADAVAASTRMIWEECAAVGMPRAIVVTHLDTARTDFTELTAVCADLFGRDDPDAVLPLYLPVRGAEGADGHAPATGLVGLLSERILDYSTGVRREEAPDENQRELIAEARARLIEGIIAESEDETLMDRYLGGEEIDVKTLVDDLEKAVARGSFHPVLAAAPAADGGTQGLGTLELLELITGGFPSPLEHEPPAVTTPDGQPRPAITCDPDGPLVAEVVKTASDPYVGRISLVRVFSGTLRPDETVHVSGHGLTDRGHEDHDVDERIGGLTSPFGKQQRPLPHCIAGDLACVARLGRAETGDTVSAKDDPLLMEPWSMPEPLLPLAVEAHGKADEDRLSQGLARLVAEDPTMRLEQNQDTRQVVLWCLGEAHQDVVLERLRGRYGVQVDAVPYEVPLRETFGSASSGRGRHVKQSGGHGQYAICEIDVEPLPVGSGIEFVDKVVGGAVPRQFVPSVEKGVRAQAARGVSAGHPLVDVRITLRDGKAHSVDSSDAAFQTAGALALREAAAEVPVHLLEPVAEVQVLVPDEYVGPVMSDLSGRRGRVVGTEQAGPGRTLVRAEVPEIEISRYAIDLRSVSHGTGRFDRAYARHEPMPPHLAEKIREQAEKRA